Part of the Antechinus flavipes isolate AdamAnt ecotype Samford, QLD, Australia chromosome 2, AdamAnt_v2, whole genome shotgun sequence genome is shown below.
aatctgataggtgtgtagtggtatctcagagttgtcttactttgcatttctctgatcaataatgatttggaacactctttcatatgaatggtaatagtttcaatttcatcatctgaaaattgtctgttcatatcctttgaccattcatcaattggagaatggcttgatttcttataaattagagtcagttctctatatattttggaaatgaggcctttatcagaatctttagctgtaaagatgttttctcagtttgttgcttcccttctaatcttgtttgcattcgttttgtttgtacaaaggctttttaatttgatataatcaaaattttctattttgtgatcagtaatggtctctagttcatctttggtcacaaatttctttctcctctacaagtcttatctacagatatttttaatgaaatttctctatttcttattacTGGGCATTGTTGATAACATCTTGCTCATCGAGGATAGCCCAACCCTCGTCCCACCTGTTGTTGCTGGTTTCCCAAGCTGGTGATTTGCCTTTTGTACTAGGACTGAAAGCTATCACGCTGGTTTTCACAGACATGGTCTGATCTGGTTTGAGCACCCCTTTCACTCCATTGAGACTGACCTTCCTTGAAGTCCTTCCACTCTAACTTGAGCTGGAGAATAGTTTCATTCTATATTTCCAGTCTAAcatattctagtttttaataaagtgaaacatgattttttttttttgtccctttctttGTATAGTGAAAAACTCTGGCATTATTACTCCTAAAAGAACTATCTTATCCGTCAGCgcaagaaaaattaaagacaatGCTGCAGATTGGCACAATTTATTATTGAAATGGGAGACTTTCAACAATGTAGGGTTTTCTATTGCAAACAAAATAGGAAACATCAAAATCAGTGCACTGTGAGTATGTGTAAAATTCAAAACATAAgtaatatatttcacatttccctcattttgaattttgtttccaGTTAGTAATTAAACAGAGTggttgttcttttgatttttgacaaaaatagaaataatcaaatcAGTTTTATTCAGAAGCAACAAATTTATAGGATTTTTACATAGACAGATGGTCTAGATATGGTCTTCTTGGTCTCAGAAGACATATTAAATAGGAATGATAGTTAAAAAACACAAACGGGCATTTTTCCTTACAGCAGTAAAAGGTAATGCTGCATAAATGACTCTTCTGTCCCTTCAGGTGACTTCAGCTATTGTGGAAGAGTCAAAGAAGTCAAGTCCAAATTCCTGTTCTGCTACTTTTATGATATTAAACAGAGTACTTTATCTTTCTGGTTCTTTATGTCCTCATCTAAAAAGTGGTGAAGTTAAGAGTCATTTTcctaagtcccttccagctctaaacctgCATTCTGTATATGATCCGTCATTAATACTGTTAACAAGACTGTTTCATTTGTAGTTTAGACTAGATAATTTACAAAGTCCCTTTAATTCTGGGGTGTTATTTCTGGTTTTGCTTCTCTAGTATTTAATCTCCTGAACAGtgtattaaattttttatattcttgttGCTTTCTATGTTTGTATAGTACTGAAGGCAAGGTAGAACTAGAATGCAACAGCATTGCTTCTGGCATTTGTTCTCAAAAGGCACATCCAAAATATAATGAAGAACTTGAGATGCTATGCAAGGAACTTCATGATACCTTGGCAAACTTGGTAAGAGTCTAAAACTAAGATCTTCTTCACAAATGTTTAATTAAAGTGTTAATCTAATTAGTACAAGTTAGTTGGTCTTCAAAGGAAGTTCATTccttgaaatgactaaataatgttgttttgtttgttttaagctTTATTTAACTGTTTTGATTAGAAATTTCAATACTTCAGGCATCTGCAATGTCGTTTTGAGTACTCCTACCTTCTATGTAAATCATAATTCGTTCAAGAAATAAATTGCCATGTCTCTCAGAAATCCACCAGCAAGTGGATTCTGTTCATTAACCTCCTCAAATGTGACTAAACCTCCATGACACAATGAAATATCAAAGAAAGATTTtgtaaatattacattttagccTTAACCCTTATTAGGCAGGGtactaaaaagaattttaacatcTGATGATTCAGGGCCATCATTTATTTGTTCAGTACATTATTACTTAAATATAATCAGTCATTTAATTAATTGGCAATCAAGTAGACTCCCTTGTAAGGTAATGCACTCCCTAAAACTGGAAGTATTTAAGTACAATTGGTGAGCTTCCTGTCTTAtcatttcctataaatttgtTGTTCTTCCTTCGTTTCAAAGAAGATCGGTGACATCACAGTGTTGATGCCAGTGTACAGTGTGTTTGGCTATGGCTGATCAATCCAGTACAAGTTTGAAAGGTTCTACTACAGATCAGGCACAAGTAGTCTATTAGAACATTTGGGTGGAGGTATCTCTGGATTTGCACAGCTCATCTTTCCTTTGTGCTACTGTGATTCTGccagtgtccttgtatcactgtGCTTGTCTGATATGAGTTCTTCATAAATAGCTTTCATCAAACTCAATTACTACACtgaagacaaattatttaacttgaaaaggctgcAAGCCAAGACTAAAGAAGAGGGAGAGTTAGTGCACAAATTTTTATtcaaagatcattgtacactCAGTGCATCCTAATTTTGACCTGACAATGCCAAGAAAACAGGTCCTCCACCAGCTATCACTACGCCATCCATAAGTGTAACTATTGAATGCTGTGGATATGCTCATttaccttggcaatatactttccaagGATATACACATAGATGATGAGATTGACACATATATTGCTAGAGCTAGCATTTGGGAAACTGAAGGAAAATGCaggcaaaaagaaataattagacTACCTGCCTAGATCTAtaaagttctctataaaatacttttagaTAAGTTCACATTTGGCATCAGAGCTGTACTCTCTTTGGggagtttgaatgcttggtagTTCAGCTAAAGAGGGGACCTCAATTTCTAGTACCTTATCTTGTCAAGTAatctttagaattttcctaaaatagttcaaaagaaagtttTCTGGCATGGCATAGGCATAGTGTGGTTATTTCAGAAAAGATGCAACAGTGAAGTCAGCACAATGCCTTTATAGACTTTCAATTTG
Proteins encoded:
- the CINP gene encoding cyclin-dependent kinase 2-interacting protein isoform X2 — encoded protein: MDVKNSGIITPKRTILSVSARKIKDNAADWHNLLLKWETFNNVGFSIANKIGNIKISALTEGKVELECNSIASGICSQKAHPKYNEELEMLCKELHDTLANLAKVQMKMEKLTSTTKGICNLENYHHGNGNQTPLFHTWPTTYFFICHIFQMKFPISFQKCTREKYYSNASLLKSSPMLRTRISF